The Oryza brachyantha chromosome 6, ObraRS2, whole genome shotgun sequence region AAAAAATaggaagaattttaaatagaaagCAATTGATAGGATAAATAGTACCTTGAATAATaccaaaaatgtttatattatagtgTAAGATTCAAATtctataaatgcttatattttacaagTGCTTTAGAGTATATCCAAGACATTTGGCAATCAGTTCTATCTGAAAACTCGCCTAGTTAACTATGATGCATCGTCATATCCCAGTTTGTATCCAATTGTCGATGAAAGATACGCTAAAATATCCCAAAAGTCGTAGGCATTACATTTGTTGGGCAAGACGACTGGCCACACGATACAATTATTGCAGCAGATTGCAAGAATCATTGGAGGTGATCTTTTGGCTTTGTCggacaaaaaaaaccaaacaacatatttccaaacaaaaaataatttataaatagaacttttatatacacgtTCATAGCggtctaaaagccaaggctgaaaaataatctatgattGAAAAACCCCTTAGATCAACTGCAATatatgattgaaaatttaaattttggcttataagcatgcaTAAGCAGAAGATGAGGCTGATTATGTTATAATTGGTAATTTGCCAGTTAAGAAATCAAACATACAACCACGAAACATTGATACAAATAAACTTGGTTTCAGATATCTAACAACTCATCAAACTAAACATCGATGCCATCAACAATTGAACAATTAAATGTGAATACATAGAGCTACAGTATGAACAAATTGCAAGGTGCTTCCTTTTTTATCTGCTTCCTCATTTGAGAAAGAAGCATCTGCATTGAGAAAATCATCCAAGGAATGCCAAGCAAGGGCTTAGAATATTTCCATCGCAttgtaacaattaaatatGAACTCAGTCAATCCCATTCTACATGGATGATCTTGCAATTTTGGAGCGTAACATGTATTCTTTGTGTGACATTCAAAGCATGCTATTGTTGTGGACAGTGTGGCAAACTCCAACAGGTGTGAGGTATACATGATTGAAGACCATCACATGCACACATGGATGGCATGAGCAACAGGTTTAAAGAATACAAAACGAGCAAATAGCAATATCCTTGGGATGAAGGCGGCTATACTTACTGGTATAATACACTCTGTATTTCCAAAATAGATAAGCTCCCATATGTACAATAAAGGACAACCGATcacaattaaaaagtaaaaactaGTATAAGAGCGGTTCTTGCACAAAATCCAGACATGCAAAGAGAGAAGACATTATAATGTAATATATTATGTTCATCATATGGTTCATTCCAATCAATCGATCTATTCATGATCAATGCTTCCACAAAAAATGCATATGGACAGTTCAATGACTAGCCTACAGAGTTAACTAgtttaccaaaattttctatgaCAAGCATAAAGCATGCTCTTCCCCATGTTCTTCTTTGATTTCTTCAAGTAGTGCCAAAAAGACCATGATTATGTGGCTAGTGATGCAGAAAGCATGACTTCCAAGCAGAAGCCATGGTTTAGACCATTTTTTTAAGCTACTTTGCAAAGATAAACAATAAGACCTAAAAGTAAATGTCTATTTCCTTTTCGCTCATCTCATATACATGATCCCGTGCCTCAGACAGAGCAACCTGTATTGACTCAACCAGCATGAAAACATAACTCATATATGATACCACGACTAGCTAGCTGGTACAAAAACTGACCTGTCCAAATTTAGTGAAGAAGTTGTTTGCAAGATTTAGTGATGTGACTGCAAGATCTTCATTAGACTTGAGTGCTTGTGCCAATGCAAACGCTCCATCATCCTGTTAGGAATATAAAGGGTACTGAGCATGGTGGAGATCTTCCAAcagaaaacatagaaaaaggCAATGCATTTGTTGTTTCCTTACTCTAATCTCATTAAAACCCAGATCAAGTGAAGTCAAAGATTCATTGATGATCTTGAAACTTCGTGCCAAGCAGATAGCACCCTTCAAAAAGAGAGAATCAGAAGGCATAGGTATTAAATCAAAGTGcaagttataaataaaattcaacaaaGATTATGCATACTTCATCTCCAAGTCCATTTGCCCTCAAATCCAACGTAGATAATGTTGTGTTGTACTTCAAACAATCGGCAACAAATTCTGCACCTGGCACACCTATCTGCAAAATGTGTAACTAGGGTAAAGAGGAAAGATAACTTAGATCTGCACCTGCAATTCCATCCAGTTATGAAGATTACCTGGCACCAACCAAGTTTAAGGGTTTGGATTTTCCCATCGAACTTGAGAACATCACACAGAGCTTTCACCCCATCTGGCCCAATCGGATTATAGCTCAACTCCAACTGCAGACCAAATCCAGAATCAGCGCAAGGACAGCAGTACCTTCTTATGCAGCTAAAAGAAGTTAGCATAGTAAGATGACTTACTGTTGTCACCACTGAATTATCCTTCAGAGTTTCAGCTATTGCACTAACCCCTTTAGAGTGAATGTTATTACCACCCTGCAGATTTATAAGGCTTAAGACCTAGAGCATATACATTTACCTTTTTACATGAATATTTGGAATGCTGGGACATCCAAAGAATTTCATAAAGTTCGTTTTTATCCCTCAAAATGCTGCAGTCTGAACAAGGTGTATTTGTTGGACACTCCCATTACTAATTAGAACAGCATGCCAGAGGGTTATGAGGAATTGAGTAGTTCCATGCGCTACTAAGAAATACTAGCATTGCACTCATGCATGTTGCGACTGATCGGAATAAATACTATAACATATAAAGTTAAGATAACAAAAATAAGGGACAATTTCGTTCTTGCCCTTATTTCCaagtctaatattgattttaccctatttttagggtttttgtttttgccccTCTTTTTTTGAACCGAATGAACCGATTGCCCATATTTTGGATGAGAGTTATGTTGACTGTTAattgacaaatatatttagtttaaaaaataaaagatttaattcTCGAAATAATAAATGACCATGTTACCCCTGTTGAGAGCTGAATAGATTTGAGTAGCTGGGAGTGGTAAATACTGGAGGGCAGATAGAGCTTAGAGCTAGGATCAAGCGGCGGCTTgtgggcgtcggcggcgaggcttgtggcggcggggaggggggTGCGGCGACAGGGCTTGCGGCGGTGGGGAGGGGGGCACGGCGGTGGGGAGAgagcgcggcgtcggcgtcatCGGCCTGGCCCTCACCCGTGCAAGCACGCATCCAGTACTCGTGCAggcgcgccgtcgtccgcTAGGCCGTCCTCCCCCACGCCGTCTTCCGCCGCGCCGACCTCCCCCATGCCGTCCTCAGCCGGGCCAACCTCTACCGCGCTGTCCTCCACCGGGGTGGTGCatacgcagcagcagcagcaagcttgttttttcttttttgcaccTGTTCTTTGCTGTatacgcagcagcagcaagcttgttttttcttttttgcactTGTTCTTTGCTGTgtacgcagcagcagcaaacttGGATAGATTTGATGCACTGGATTTCACACTTTACTGTATATGCATCAAATCTCTGCTCATGTTTTTCATATGCATTCAACTCCAAAAATCAATGAGTAGGATTTACTTCCACATAGAACTGAAAGTATATTTTGTCATTTGACTGGATCTACAAGGggaataatttatatgtgattaattttgtatattgctatgatttagaacaaagggtaacaacacaagtgactaaaaagataaggataaaaatgatattattgTGAAAGGGTAAAATAGTCCTTTAACATGTCATTTAACATCGTTAGTTCTTCCATCCAAGGGAAGGCAACCAGTTCATTCAATTCAAAAACGCAAGGGCAAaaataaaaccctaaaaaagagGGGTAAAATCAGTATTAGAACCCGAAATAGGGGTAGAAACGAAATTGcccttattttattatcaaatgtagaaaaaaatatactttactACATGGTGATGATAATCGAATATACAGATGTGCAAATAATgtagtttctttttaaaaaaaatcatgcaaacAACACATACTTTGTCTACATTGAATATATCTAGCCACAAGTCCACAAAAGATCTTTGAAGTAGGGATGGGTCACTGGGTGTGGACTAGCTGAACAGCTCATTATAAAGAACACAGATCGAAAGAGAAGAGGAAGCTGCAACTTTGTTCTGAGAGACTATGTGGTGATATTAGATTATTGACTTACAAAACAGAGAGTAGTATATGAGACTATGGGTGTTATTAATAGTCGAATAGGTGCTCACCAGGTCAACCGTAGAAATTGTCTTATTCTGTTTCAGAGCATCTGCAACCTTCTCAGCTCCCTGatgaaattcatatgaatttatgtttaaaagtGAAACAGATTCACCTTccttatctaaaaatataaacaaattataaattcATCTGTTCCTAAATATAAGCAATGAAGCATTTCTGGCTATGCaccagaaatgcttatatatttgggaacgaagggagtacataattaaataaatgtgTCCAGACAGTTGATACAATGGATCACATATGAAAACCATGTATACGAATAATATAACATTATCTATAAACAAGCTGCTGCAATAACTGGCATTCATATGATGGCACAAAGAATGTATGTATAATTATACTGGTCAAATAAATGAGAACTAAGAAGTGCTTGAAAGGTCTTCCAGGCTCACCAGTCAGCACCTCCCTTGTATGCTCGTCATAAATTGCTAAAAGGGATCATAATGAAATTAAGAACACAGCCTCCCATTATTTGATGTGCTATGGAGTTATTAAAGAGTGATGTGGTAGATCGAATTATAAACTACAAAAAGAACTAGAGTGCCCACATATATGCCAGTTTTACAAGAAACAGGATTTAGGTATGAAGTTTCAACAAGATAAAAAGAACAACATAAGTTctaaagtagtagtagtaatctATTTAGCTCAAAGTCCCAGAATAGCAGAAATTCTATATTGGTTCGACATAAGTATCACTAAATACTTAATACAATTTGGTGGTAATATGATAAGCAAATCCATCAAGCTTGATAATGCCCTATTACATGTAGCAACCACAAAACTTCACTCAGTGGCAGAAAACagaaaatgtatataataacCCGAGTACTACCTCATCGCCAATATCGTTCATGTATAGACTGAGCCATAGTAAAGACCTCGTCCTTTTGATGAACTCGGCAACATGAAGAGAACCTTCAGAGGTGATGTTGTTGTTGCCAATATCCAAAACTGTTATTTTCCCTGTAATTCAGCCAAGCAGGCTTTATTAGGGGTAAACTAGTCCTGTAAGAATCTATTAGATAGTTTGTTTAGTGCATAGAATACCTTTGTGAGAAGACAATGCTGACATCAATGCACGCACTCCCTCATTCCCAAATCCATTGCCATGCAAGTGAAGTTCCTAATAAAGGTTTACAACAATCAGCAGTCTAATATTGTCATACGATTATCATGTGTTGGCTAATTAActaaaaaaggaacaaaaataCCATACATTCAAAAAGAACATTGAGAAAAATGATAGAAACAATAGTTCAGGGAACGATTTCCTAGTTCACTATTGAACAAAAGCTTGAAGGATTCTTAACACATTGTTTGCTTTTTACACACAATAGCTCATGCAACAATCTTACATGGTATTGGTATGGAAAGAGCTTAAGGATATCAGCTAAACAATATGCCACAGAATGATTTCTTATTGCAGTACTTTTTTCCTTAAATTGAGTAAAATTGAATGAAATGGTCTTTCAAGATGCACTGCCGCGTATTGCTGGCAATTTGATCCAAATTCTtgcaaaacatagaaaaattcAGCACGAAGATGTGGGTGCAGTCCATGCACAATCACACCTGCACAGTAAGCCCCATGATTGGTGCAAACTTTTTTAAGTCCAAGACATTTTGAACGGGCATAGGATAGTGCATGTACCCTCGTATGCATGTGAGTATCTATCATTAAAAATGCAAAAACTAGTCTAACCACCTTGTGACTCgcaaaaatggaaaaaagggTCTAACCAACTTGTGCCACACATATTTTCAGatgttaaaagttttttatacatCCACTCAGCAttacaactttaaattttggtcaCATGTGATATCATTCATCCAAAAATGTACTTACCCCATTAGTAATCCAATACAAATATTATCTGCctctaatttaaaatagaaacaaaaggaTAGAATGGAATCTGGTTTGCTAACAACATTTGCAATTTTACTAAACATTTGAACAATTAAACTACACAGAAGTATTCAATTAGTCAAATATGTGTGGAGTTTTACCCTCAAAGTCTTGTTCCCTAGAACTCCTTTTGCTAGGCTGGATGCACCAAGAGGACCACCATAGTTGCCACTAGAGTAAATTGACAGAATACAAACCAATTAGTTCCACAGAATGAACTACCCATGAATGATTGCCAGTGTCTCAGCTGTTAACAACTGCATATGCACACGCATTGTATATCACATATGGGTTGTGAGCAACTAACTTGAGATATAAGCTCCGTAGCACATTATTCTCAAGGAGTGCTTCTGCAATACTTGCAAAACCCTGCTCCAAGACAAGAAAGAGATTTAGTAAATAGCATTTCTTCAAGATACAATCAGATGGTAAagcttttttctatttgtgaTTCCAGTGCATGTCTTTGCCTAagtcgatatatatataaacatatatatacatacgcTGTATTCTATTGTATTGTTGCTGAGTTGTAAAGTACGtattgttttgttctttttcagCATATCCGAAATTGCTTTTGCCccctgaaaagaaaatatcatgttaTATACTTACATTGGGGTGCACGCGcacaaaaaacacacaaagAGAGCAAGAGAGATagtggggggtggggggcaAGATAAACCTCGTCTCCAATATTGGTACTGTTCAATAGGAGCTTCTGAATACCTACGTTTTCGACCAATATATCTGAAAGACACTGTAAGTATTCATGAGTGTTACATTCAGTCAGGAGGTACGTGAAAATAGATTCAACTTAGTTGAAAGTAAGTTTACATCTATTCCTATTGTGCTGGGTTAGTTATCTCATACTTACTCCCAATGAAATGATAAAATCAGCAAGATGAGTGTTTAAATAATAGATAAACTATCAGATTGTACAAACTCCTGTTGGCATGAAGGCAAGCAATAATAATGCAACTCATACATGGTGCTAATGTGAGATAGCCAAACCTTTTGATACAAGTTAAAATGTAAGCTACAatatggttatgtaatcataAGAGCTCAGACTTCAGAAAGCAAAATTGAGAAGAGAACATTTATATGCATAGTGTAAATTAGATCACAAGTTACAGCACAAATAAAAGGAAGAGGCAATAAGATTGAGAAGACCTTAGCTCCTTCATCTCCAATGGCATTTCCAGATAAGTTGAGAGATTTTAAAGCTGTATTTATCTGAAGAATGCCATCAAAGGCTTCTATTCCAACAGCTGTTATCCCATTACCAGAAAAGTCAACCTCTTCTGCACTCTGGGAATACAAAGAATAACTCATTTTCAATAAGAATTCAAAATAGATAGGACATTGGCAAGGGTAAATTGGTGAGGAAGTAAACATGTACTCATGCTAATATATGGATTGCAACCATAAAAAGGTATATGAGATATCAGATATATGACCTTGTTATAGGCTAGGCTTTCTGCTAGAAAAAACAGGCCCTCGTCCCCAAATTGACGACCTACCAAGTaagtgaagaaaaaaacagtacAATATGCAATTAAAGTGTCGACACAACGCTCAGAGAATTTTCTTTCAAGTATTTTAACTCCTGTACTTCTAGTTACCTGCCATGTTAACATTTTTCAGAGTCCTGATTTCCTTGTAgaacttatttaaatttttccttGATTCCTTTTCAGCATTAAAGCTTGTTGATGTTGACAAATTGGAACCAGCAGCGAAGGACCACATGATCCCAGAAGACTTAGGTTCTCCAGAACTCTGGTCTTTTGTGTTTCCGGGAAGCAAATTCTGAACCACCCTCCATATGACTGTCCTCTGAAACAGAGAGTTAGTAGCAATTCCACACATCACAGGAAGTAACATGCTGTGGATAACACGATAACAACACGAAATTTTAGCATAACATATGGCATCTTACGATGTATAAATGCAAAAGCTATAAATGTTAGTACAGATTATCAAGAAATCCATACATTCTTGCATCTATGTTAAATGCACACATATTCTACAAAGGCTAACACAATGTGCAGTGAACAGTGCTCGCACTCATGTTGGATCAATGGGGACTTGGCACAGCTTGTGCGGGCGAGAGGAAACAGCAAGGGCCGTACCAAAGCTCAGTGCGAGGACCGCCCCTGCAGGGACGACGTAGGGTAAGACGCccctggcggcggccgccacgggaggaggaggcgctgcCGGCTCCCCCTGCTCCACGCGGTACTCCCTCCGGCGCGCGCCCCCGCGGCCGACCCCGGGAGGCCTGTCCCGGCTGTGAGCTCCTCCGTCGAACACCTCGCGCGCagcgcggggcggcgacgcgacgggcgacgacaacggcggcggcggcctcgcgcGGAGGGAGACGTGGCGGCGCGGGGCATAGCGGaagggggtggtggtggtggtggtggggtg contains the following coding sequences:
- the LOC102712914 gene encoding NLR family CARD domain-containing protein 3, with amino-acid sequence PFRYAPRRHVSLRARPPPPLSSPVASPPRAAREVFDGGAHSRDRPPGVGRGGARRREYRVEQGEPAAPPPPVAAAARGVLPYVVPAGAVLALSFVIWRVVQNLLPGNTKDQSSGEPKSSGIMWSFAAGSNLSTSTSFNAEKESRKNLNKFYKEIRTLKNVNMAGRQFGDEGLFFLAESLAYNKSAEEVDFSGNGITAVGIEAFDGILQINTALKSLNLSGNAIGDEGAKCLSDILVENVGIQKLLLNSTNIGDEGAKAISDMLKKNKTIRTLQLSNNTIEYSGFASIAEALLENNVLRSLYLNGNYGGPLGASSLAKGVLGNKTLRELHLHGNGFGNEGVRALMSALSSHKGKITVLDIGNNNITSEGSLHVAEFIKRTRSLLWLSLYMNDIGDEGAEKVADALKQNKTISTVDLGGNNIHSKGVSAIAETLKDNSVVTTLELSYNPIGPDGVKALCDVLKFDGKIQTLKLGWCQIGVPGAEFVADCLKYNTTLSTLDLRANGLGDEGAICLARSFKIINESLTSLDLGFNEIRDDGAFALAQALKSNEDLAVTSLNLANNFFTKFGQVALSEARDHVYEMSEKEIDIYF